In one window of Episyrphus balteatus chromosome 3, idEpiBalt1.1, whole genome shotgun sequence DNA:
- the LOC129914158 gene encoding serologically defined colon cancer antigen 8 homolog isoform X4 — protein sequence MKSGSYFNGSLNTLNNSERSKNLSAFNKLSTKISFNNNNNNTDGYSDRESVASSARGKRTRSRVVPMKASKNISKKTKTMDYTNYAYNEAVGRLKLMLADSYAPLKTSSSYMRNINDDSDNFSDNLSVVERPVMSEISKYLSTSYKNPRTSYRSKYKSFQPSSVSKENLTTTTTHYTPTPIQDYAVSSAQPDTNIVQAPAEIFNFIEKQEDYIEQLEKESKFCRNELSNLLGKVKDVISENEALTDNARSELAGLGEKVSASSESEDNLRYCKSPKKREKASPRYSGGPSIVYESKISQLEAELAQSNIDLRKVRGENEDLKRKLSYPVGGTLSSSLNCETHRKQIETLQMDKVALEENIRQLQKTIDEMKASNLYGSSKRYANDLERSHSELEIKHLREELDRQHERVRELQHEMARRISDERANAERRYNNQVDQLGGDLSTQWDQVTKLQLDLERQKRLESDLKRDLSQRNAQIDELKMELKANRTSFLSDIAQVSAEKQSLEQEITSLRLQLDRSERQGKVETSRLTAEISSLRQRLDRADADLLHSKREVLRLNDEIANLEKELAYGEMKNEIRPTKKDLDKRISEIQEKHADTVVELEEMIQSQKQLMDKLTTECKTLTKKLEDTTLKNKTLEPAKRRKTVRFTESG from the exons agtcgTACCTATGAAggcttcaaaaaatatttccaaaaagacaaaaacaatGGATTACACGAACTATGCCTACAATGAAGCTGTAGGTCGTTTAAAATTAATGTTAGCTGATTCTTATGCTCCTTTAAAGACCTCGTCATCATACATGAGAAATATTAATGATGATTCGGACAATTTCTCAGATAACCTTTCG GTTGTTGAACGACCTGTTATGTCTGAGATTTCAAAATACCTATCAACGAGTTACAAAAATCCAAGGACCTCGTATCGCAgcaagtataaaagtttccaaccATCATCAGTTTCGAAAGAGAATTTAACAACCACTACTACGCATTACACTCCCACTCCCATTCAGGATTATGCGGTGTCTTCAGCTCAGCCAGATACGAACATAGTTCAGGCTCCAgcagaaatatttaatttcatcGAAAAGCAGGAGGATTACATCGAACAACTTGAAAAAGAGTCAAAGTTTTGTAGG AATGAACTTTCAAACCTACTTGGCAAAGTGAAGGACGTAATAAGTGAAAACGAAGCTTTAACTGATAACGCTCGATCGGAACTTGCTGGACTTGGTGAGAAAGTAAGCGCATCTTCGGAAAGCGAAGACAACCTTCGATATTGTAAATCACCAAAAAAACGAGAGAAGGCCTCTCCGAGATATTCCGGGGGCCCAAGCATTGTTTATGAATCGAAAATCAGTCAATTGGAAGCCGAGTTAGCTCAATCAAATATCGATCTTCGAAAAGTACGCGGCGAAAATGAAGATTTGAAGAGAAAATTATCCTATCCAGTTGGTGGTACGCTGTCTAGTTCCCTGAATTGTGAAACACATCGAAAGCAAATTGAAACCTTACAAATGGATAAAGTCGCATTGGAAGAAAATATTCGTCAATTGCAAAAGACCATCGATGAAATGAAAGCTTCCAATCTTTATGGATCATCAAAGCGATACGCAAATGATTTGGAACGTTCTCATTCTGAACTGGAAATCAAGCATTTAAGAGAAGAACTTGATCGACAGCATGAACGAGTTCGAGAACTTCAACACGAAATGGCACGGAGAATATCGGATGAACGAGCTAATGCTGAACGTAGGTACAACAATCAGGTAGATCAGCTGGGCGGTGATTTATCGACGCAATGGGATCAAGTAACGAAACTTCAACTGGACTTGGAAAGACAAAAACGACTGGAATCGGATTTAAAACGGGATCTATCTCAAAGGAATGCGCAAATTGATGaattaaaaatggaattaaagGCAAATCGAACTTCATTTTTGTCGGACATAGCTCAAGTGAGTGCAGAAAAGCAATCACTTGAACAAGAAATTACATCATTGCGACTTCAATTGGACCGTTCGGAAAGGCAAGGAAAAGTTGAGACATCTCGGCTTACAGCTGAGATAAGTTCTTTGAGGCAACGATTGGATCGAGCTGATGCAGATTTGTTGCATTCGAAAAGAGAAGTTCTTCGACTTAATGATGAAATAGCGAATTTGGAAAAGGAG TTGGCATATggtgaaatgaaaaatgaaattcgtcCTACTAAAAAGGATCTGGATAAGCGTATTTCTGAAATACAAGAAAAACATG CCGACACTGTTGTCGAACTTGAAGAAATGATACAAAGCCAGAAGCAACTCATGGATAAACTAACTACCGAATGTAAAACTTTGACCAAAAAACTAGAGgacacaacattaaaaaataa gactctTGAACCCGCCAAGCGTCGTAAAACAGTACGTTTCACGGAATCAGGCTGA
- the LOC129914158 gene encoding serologically defined colon cancer antigen 8 homolog isoform X3: MKSGSYFNGSLNTLNNSERSKNLSAFNKLSTKISFNNNNNNTDGYSDRESVASSARGKRTRSRVVPMKASKNISKKTKTMDYTNYAYNEAVGRLKLMLADSYAPLKTSSSYMRNINDDSDNFSDNLSVVERPVMSEISKYLSTSYKNPRTSYRSKYKSFQPSSVSKENLTTTTTHYTPTPIQDYAVSSAQPDTNIVQAPAEIFNFIEKQEDYIEQLEKESKFCRNELSNLLGKVKDVISENEALTDNARSELAGLGEKVSASSESEDNLRYCKSPKKREKASPRYSGGPSIVYESKISQLEAELAQSNIDLRKVRGENEDLKRKLSYPVGGTLSSSLNCETHRKQIETLQMDKVALEENIRQLQKTIDEMKASNLYGSSKRYANDLERSHSELEIKHLREELDRQHERVRELQHEMARRISDERANAERRYNNQVDQLGGDLSTQWDQVTKLQLDLERQKRLESDLKRDLSQRNAQIDELKMELKANRTSFLSDIAQVSAEKQSLEQEITSLRLQLDRSERQGKVETSRLTAEISSLRQRLDRADADLLHSKREVLRLNDEIANLEKELAYGEMKNEIRPTKKDLDKRISEIQEKHGLLNPPSVVKQYVSRNQAEQTMDCNCQSGCFSSHIAPQPPSSSCITTTTTTSKHNSFSSTPLLEKHINRKCMKPACKASIETTTTTRADLFDNINCTENATCSQCIGTGLLPWVQQRFVLNDRDNGGCSECEYASRFFKSESIAKRHQNLPQNDHFDTHPSPPPPFEVDCCENCEVKNVVEPDKGSEEKATKAKSNRPPVKVDVSVRLVSRNKPKIKQNPSIQDEGDQ; this comes from the exons agtcgTACCTATGAAggcttcaaaaaatatttccaaaaagacaaaaacaatGGATTACACGAACTATGCCTACAATGAAGCTGTAGGTCGTTTAAAATTAATGTTAGCTGATTCTTATGCTCCTTTAAAGACCTCGTCATCATACATGAGAAATATTAATGATGATTCGGACAATTTCTCAGATAACCTTTCG GTTGTTGAACGACCTGTTATGTCTGAGATTTCAAAATACCTATCAACGAGTTACAAAAATCCAAGGACCTCGTATCGCAgcaagtataaaagtttccaaccATCATCAGTTTCGAAAGAGAATTTAACAACCACTACTACGCATTACACTCCCACTCCCATTCAGGATTATGCGGTGTCTTCAGCTCAGCCAGATACGAACATAGTTCAGGCTCCAgcagaaatatttaatttcatcGAAAAGCAGGAGGATTACATCGAACAACTTGAAAAAGAGTCAAAGTTTTGTAGG AATGAACTTTCAAACCTACTTGGCAAAGTGAAGGACGTAATAAGTGAAAACGAAGCTTTAACTGATAACGCTCGATCGGAACTTGCTGGACTTGGTGAGAAAGTAAGCGCATCTTCGGAAAGCGAAGACAACCTTCGATATTGTAAATCACCAAAAAAACGAGAGAAGGCCTCTCCGAGATATTCCGGGGGCCCAAGCATTGTTTATGAATCGAAAATCAGTCAATTGGAAGCCGAGTTAGCTCAATCAAATATCGATCTTCGAAAAGTACGCGGCGAAAATGAAGATTTGAAGAGAAAATTATCCTATCCAGTTGGTGGTACGCTGTCTAGTTCCCTGAATTGTGAAACACATCGAAAGCAAATTGAAACCTTACAAATGGATAAAGTCGCATTGGAAGAAAATATTCGTCAATTGCAAAAGACCATCGATGAAATGAAAGCTTCCAATCTTTATGGATCATCAAAGCGATACGCAAATGATTTGGAACGTTCTCATTCTGAACTGGAAATCAAGCATTTAAGAGAAGAACTTGATCGACAGCATGAACGAGTTCGAGAACTTCAACACGAAATGGCACGGAGAATATCGGATGAACGAGCTAATGCTGAACGTAGGTACAACAATCAGGTAGATCAGCTGGGCGGTGATTTATCGACGCAATGGGATCAAGTAACGAAACTTCAACTGGACTTGGAAAGACAAAAACGACTGGAATCGGATTTAAAACGGGATCTATCTCAAAGGAATGCGCAAATTGATGaattaaaaatggaattaaagGCAAATCGAACTTCATTTTTGTCGGACATAGCTCAAGTGAGTGCAGAAAAGCAATCACTTGAACAAGAAATTACATCATTGCGACTTCAATTGGACCGTTCGGAAAGGCAAGGAAAAGTTGAGACATCTCGGCTTACAGCTGAGATAAGTTCTTTGAGGCAACGATTGGATCGAGCTGATGCAGATTTGTTGCATTCGAAAAGAGAAGTTCTTCGACTTAATGATGAAATAGCGAATTTGGAAAAGGAG TTGGCATATggtgaaatgaaaaatgaaattcgtcCTACTAAAAAGGATCTGGATAAGCGTATTTCTGAAATACAAGAAAAACATG gactctTGAACCCGCCAAGCGTCGTAAAACAGTACGTTTCACGGAATCAGGCTGAACAGACTATGGATTGTAATTGCCAAAGTGGCTGCTTTTCGTCTCATATAGCACCACAACCACCATCATCATCTTGTATCACAACAACCACCACCACCAGCAAACATAATTCATTTTCATCTACGCCACTGTTAGAAAAGCACATAAATAGAAAATGCATGAAACCTGCATGTAAGGCAAGTATAGAGACAACTACGACAACACGAGCGGATCTATTCGATAATATAAACTGCACGGAAAACGCCACCTGCTCACAATGCATCGGTACAGGCCTGTTGCCTTGGGTGCAACAGCGCTTTGTTCTAAACGATAGAGATAATGGCGGCTGCAGTGAATGCGAATATGCTTCCCGCTTTTTCAAATCAGAATCTATAGCAAAACGTCatcaaaatttaccacaaaatGATCATTTTGACACACACCCATCACCGCCCCCTCCTTTTGAGGTCGATTGTTGTGAAAATTGTGAGGTGAAAAATGTTGTTGAACCAGATAAAGGATCTGAAGAAAAAGCGACGAAAGCTAAATCAAACCGGCCACCAGTGAAAGTTGACGTGAGTGTTCGACTTGTGTCTcgaaataaaccaaaaatcaagCAGAATCCTTCGATACAGGACGAAGGCGATCAGTAA